From Quercus lobata isolate SW786 chromosome 1, ValleyOak3.0 Primary Assembly, whole genome shotgun sequence, one genomic window encodes:
- the LOC115979402 gene encoding subtilisin-like protease SBT4.15 has product MGEALQSKTSATSLHHNLLSSVVGRGRIAQKSMIYSYTKSFNAFAANLLPDEAERLQENENVVSVFPSRIRKLHTTRSWDFLGMPPSVKRNHQIESNIIVGLLDTGIYIDAPSFDDKGLGPPPSKWKGRCQVVGNFTGCNNKVIGATFYNNDPIRAKLDPNPSPIDDDGHGSHTASTAAGASIAGTSFYSLAEGIARGGVPSARIAMYKVCSNGGCSDIDLLAGLDDAIDDRIDVLSISIGASASSFFEDPISIGAFHAMKRGIFTACSAGNGGPSLYTVQNVGPWIMTVGASSIDRLFRTPVKLGNNLQTDGISINTFSPKKKTYPLTTAGLAANSSLSPTSTPWYCSEGSLDANKVKGKIVLCNESASQTYIKSIGGAGDLISLVEKIDTTFKSLIPGAFVDSSFAYKILAYVNSTKNPQAVIHQSKSIRNTAAPFVASFSSRGPSKISHTILKPDIVAPGLDILAAYSKLSSTTGSPLDDRFGVYNILSGTSMACPHVAGAAAYIKTFHPNWSPSAIKSALMTTASELKIKDDQAELAYGAGQIDPIRALDPGLIYDISTSDYTRFLCNEGYTGTLLRLFTGEITNCSSLPNIGGHDVLNYPSMYFQFTNAKSSISAIFHRTVTNVGSRKSIYKATVRAPKNLKVTVIPNKLTFSQLNQKKSFLVAIQGPPQLLSINQTTSLSASLEWSDGTHRVKSPIFITLTQP; this is encoded by the exons ATGGGAGAGGCACTACAGTCAAAAACCTCTGCTACTAGTCTTCATCACAACTTGCTTTCTTCAGTTGTTGGACG TGGCCGTATTGCCCAAAAGTCCATGATATATAGCTACACAAAGAGTTTTAACGCATTTGCAGCAAACCTATTGCCAGATGAAGCTGAAAGACTACAAG AGAACGAAAATGTGGTGTCGGTGTTTCCTAGTAGAATTCGAAAACTTCATACAACAAGATCATGGGATTTCTTAGGAATGCCTCCCTCAGTAAAGAGAAATCATCAAATTGAAAGTAATATCATTGTTGGTTTATTAGATACag gaatttaTATTGATGCTCCAAGTTTTGACGACAAAGGACTAGGACCTCCTCCATCAAAATGGAAGGGTAGATGCCAAGTAGTAGGCAACTTCACCGGCTGTAACAA CAAGGTAATAGGTGCAACATTCTACAACAACGACCCCATCAGGGCCAAATTAGATCCAAATCCATCCCCAATAGATGATGATGGCCATGGCAGTCACACTGCATCCACTGCAGCAGGGGCCTCGATAGCAGGCACAAGCTTTTACAGTTTAGCCGAAGGCATAGCTCGAGGTGGGGTTCCATCAGCACGCATTGCAATGTACAAGGTGTGTTCAAACGGAGGTTGCAGTGACATAGACCTTTTGGCTGGATTGGACGATGCCATTGATGACAGAATTGACGTGCTATCAATATCTATTGGAGCGTCCGCAAGTAGCTTTTTTGAGGATCCCATTTCGATTGGTGCCTTTCATGCAATGAAGAGGGGGATTTTCACAGCATGTTCGGCGGGGAATGGTGGCCCATCTCTATATACTGTGCAGAACGTAGGTCCTTGGATAATGACTGTTGGTGCTTCTTCCATTGATAGGTTGTTCAGGACTCCAGTTAAACTTGGAAATAACCTACAAACTGAT GGAATTTCCATCAACACGTTTTCACCAAAAAAGAAGACGTACCCTCTAACCACTGCGGGATTAGCAGCCAATAGTTCTTTATCTCCAACTTCAACTCCTTG GTATTGTAGTGAAGGAAGTTTGGACGCGAATAAAGTCAAAGGAAAGATCGTGCTATGCAATGAATCAGCAAGTCAAACTTACATTAAGAGCATAGGAGGGGCTGGGGATCTCATATCTCTCGTAGAGAAGATAGATACCACCTTTAAGTCTCTCATCCCTGGTGCCTTTGTTGATTCTAGTTTTGCTTACAAAATTCTTGCATATGTCAACTCAACCAA aaacCCTCAGGCTGTCATACACCAGTCCAAATCAATACGCAACACTGCTGCACCCTTTGTGGCTTCCTTTTCATCCCGAGGTCCATCCAAGATATCTCACACAATACTTAAG CCAGATATTGTGGCACCTGGGCTAGATATACTAGCTGCTTACTCTAAACTTTCATCAACGACTGGGTCTCCTTTGGACGACCGGTTTGGTGTGTATAATATACTATCTGGAACTTCAATGGCTTGCCCTCATGTGGCTGGTGCTGCTGCCTACATCAAAACATTCCACCCTAATTGGTCTCCTTCTGCAATTAAATCGGCCCTAATGACAACTG CATCTGAATTGAAAATCAAGGATGACCAAGCTGAGTTAGCATATGGGGCTGGCCAAATTGACCCCATTAGAGCACTGGACCCCGGTTTGATATATGACATTTCAACATCTGACTATACCCGCTTCCTATGTAATGAGGGCTACACTGGGACACTGCTACGCTTGTTCACTGGAGAGATCACCAATTGCTCAAGTCTCCCAAACATTGGAGGACATGATGTCTTAAATTACCCATCCATGTATTTTCAATTTACCAACGCTAAATCTAGTATATCAGCCATCTTTCATAGGACAGTAACAAATGTGGGCTCTAGAAAATCTATATACAAGGCAACTGTTAGGGCGCCAAAGAATCTAAAGGTCACTGTTATTCCGAATAAGTTGACTTTTAGTCAATTGAACCAGAAAAAATCTTTCCTGGTTGCGATACAGGGACCACCACAATTGCTTTCAATTAACCAAACGACAAGTTTATCAGCATCATTGGAATGGAGTGACGGTACACATAGAGTTAAGAGTCCCATATTCATTACTTTGACTCAGCCATGA